ACCGCGTGCAGGTCGACGTCATCCGGGCGCGCTCGGACGCGCCGATCGCGCATAACTACATGGGCCGGATCACCGATTTCGACCATTTCAAGGTCGGCGACGATCTGGATATCGCCAGTTGGGACAGCTATCCGCTGGGCTTTCTCGAAGATCGCGTCGGGGCGGATGCCGCCCATCAGCGTGCCTTTGCGCGGCAAGGCGATCCGGATTTTCAGGCTTTTCACCATGACCTTTACCGCGCCGTCGGCAAAGGCCGCTGGTGGGTGATGGAGCAGCAGCCCGGCCCGGTGAACTGGGCGCCGGTCAACCCCGCGCCCCTGCCCGGCATGGTGCGCCTGTGGTCATGGGAGGCATTTGCCCACGGCGCCGAGGCGGTGTGCTATTTCCGATGGCGCCAGGCGCCGTTCGCGCAGGAACAGATGCATTCCGGCCTGTTGCGCCCGGATAGCGAAGCCGCGCCCGCCCTGGCCGAAGCGGCCCAGGTCGCGCAGGAAATCGCGACCGCGCCGCGTGTCGCACCGGTGCAAGCGCCTGTCGCTCTGATTTTCGACTACGACGCCGACTGGGCCTGGACGATCCAGCCGCATGGCGCGGGTCTGAGCTATTTCGGACTGGTCTTCGACTGGTACCGCGCGCTGCGCCGCGCCGGACTGTCTGTGGACATCTTGCGCCCTGAAACCCGGGATTTCACCGGCTATCGGCTGGTTCTCGTGCCCGGTATGATGCACATGCCGGACGATCTGAAAACCGCGCTGGCGAACGCGGATGCCGAAATCCTGATCGGACCGCGCAGTGCGGCACGCGATGTCGAAATGGCGATCCCCGTGCCCCTGCCCCCGGCCTTTCCAGGCCTCGCGGTGACGGTTTCCCGGGTGGAAAGCCTGCGCGCCGATTGCCCGCTGCCGATCCAGGGCGGCGGCGCGGTCATCGGATATCGCGAAGACCTGGAAGGCAGCGCTGGCGCGGTTCTGACGCTGCAAGACGGCAGCGCCATTGCCCGCCGCTCGGGCCGTGTCACATATCTGGGCGCGTGGTGCGACGATCCGGGCCATGACAGGCTGGTTGCCGATCTGTGCGCACGCGCCGGGATCGAGACCCTTGCCCTGCCCGAAGGGGTCCGGGTCCGCGACACCGCGAACGAGCGGTTCTGGTTCAACCACACCGCGCAAACGGTCGACACGCCCTTCGGTCCGCTTCCTCCCGCCGGCATCCTGCGCAGGCCCAGGGCATGACGGTGCCACCGATCGTCGGGTTTTTGCCCTTGTTTTCCCCCAACCCAATCCCTAGACAGGCAGGCGGAGACGTGGCCGAGTGGTCGAAGGCGCTCCCCTGCTAAGGGAGTAGACGGGAAACCGTCTCGAGGGTTCGAATCCCTTCGTCTCCGCCATTTTCCTCCAGTCTACGTTCGCTTAACCACCTGATAGTAGGGCAGAATTCGGCATTTTCGCGCTTGCAGCGTTGTTTGATCCGCTTGATTTGCTGCACATTTTGCTACACAATTTGCTGCACAAACGGGGGATTTCTCCGCCATGAGCATCGCGAAACGAGGCCGCCTTTACCACCTCCGCCGCCGCGTGCCGCGCCGGTATCGGGGTATCGAGCCGCGCGAAACCGTCTGGATCAGCCTGCACACCGACTCGGAGACCATCGCTCAGAGCAAGGCGGATCGGGCGTGGAGCCAGATGATCGAGGCTTGGGAGGCGCGGCTGGCCGGGAACAGCGCGGATGCGGAGGCCCGCTACGAGGCCGCGCGCGATCTGGCCCGGGCGAGAGGCTTTCGGTATCTGGATGCGGGGGCGGTAGCCAAACTGCCTGTCGAGGATGTCGTTGAACGCGTCGAGGCCATCCCTGCGCCTGCGGACCAACCCGATGCTGTGGAAGCCGCCGCTTTGCTCGGCACCGTTCCCGAGCCCCGCATCACGGTCACCAAGGCGCTTGAACTCTATTGGTCGCTCGCCAAGGAAAAGACCCTCGGCAAGAGCGAGGACCAGCTGCGCCGCTGGGAGGCCCCGCGCAAGAAGGCGGTGATGAACTTCGTCGCGATCATCGGCGACAAGGAGATCGCCAACATCACTCGCGACGACATGCTCGACTTCCGTCAACACTGGCTCGACCGGATCGAGGCGGGTGACGTCACGGCGAACTCGGCCAACAAGGATCTGATCCACCTGGGCGACGTATTGAAGACCGTGAACATGATGAAGCGGCTTGGACTGGTGCTGCCGCTGGGCGAGTTGTCCTTCAAGGAGGGCGAGAAGCAAACGCGACCGCCATTCAGCGAGGACTGGATCAGGACGCGACTGCTCGCCCCCGGTGCTCTGGACGGGTTGAACGGCCAGGCGCGCGCCCTGCTCTTGGGGATGATCAACACGGGCTACCGACCGTCCGAAGGCGCGGCGCTGACGGCGGAAACAATCCGGCTCGATTGCGACGTGCCGCACATTTCTATCGAACCCGAGGGAAGGCAATTGAAGTCGCACTATGCGCGCCGCGTGATCCCTCTGACCGGGGTCTCGCTGGAAGCCCTCAAGCAGTACCCCGAAGGCTTTCCCCGCTACCGGAACCGCGCGACCCTCAGCGCGGTCGTGAACAAGTTCCTCCGCGCCAACGGCCTGCTCGAGACCCCGCGCCACTCGATGTACTCCCTGCGACATGCCTTCGAGGACCGCATGCTTGCCGCCGGGATCGACGATCGCATCCGCCGCGACCTCTTCGGTCACCGGCTCGACCGCGAACGATACGGCAAAGGCGCGTCGCTGGAACACGTCGCAGAACTCGTCGCGCGCGTCGCCTTCTGAGCCAGCAGCGCCCGCGCCCGGCGCTGCGCCTCGGACAGCCGTTTCTCCTTCTTCACGGCCGCGGCCATCTCCGCCTCCAGCCGCTCGAAGACCGGCGCGAATGCCGGGTCATTGGCAACCAGCGCAGCCACCTTCACCAGTGCCGCTTCGATCCGCGCGGCATCGACCGGTTGGGTCGGTTCGGTGCGTGCTGCTGATGGGCGAGACGGTGTCATGCATACGAGCATGAGGCCAAGCATTTGGCTTGTGCAGGGCGCGCGAACGCGCCGCGTAAAGCGGCCTGTAACAGCGTACAAATCGGATGGGGAGCCCTCCAAACGCCCGGCTCAAATCGAAGCACCGAAGTGAGCATCTTGGCGGTTGCGCCCGGCCCCCGACTCATGCGTCTGGGAGCGTCGCTCGAGCCTGCATTCTTGGGGCTTTGAAAGCGTGCCGAGAGCTGATTTCAGAGGGCTGCGGAAGACAACTGGAAGAAGGGCAAGATAAAAGCGGCTGCCACGAATGCCGCAAGTCACTGACGTGACTAGCGTTTTCGCGTGCATGCAAATCGGTCGTGTGCAGGTTTCCTGCAATTTCGCAGTGTTTTCAGACCTCTAGTATGCACAATGCGGAAACCTGCTTTTGGCAGCTACTCCGTAGACAAGGCGACGAGTCCGAGCGTCAAGAGTTGGTATCTTGCGCACAACAATGGGAGCGCAAGATAAAAGAGGTGCGGCAACACGTGCCCAGGTGTCTGATGTTGATGAAGAAATCGCACGGCGACTCTCTAACCCTTGCCGCTTAAGGGCGCCTAAATATCTGATCTTGGGTAGAAACTGACGCCGCAAAAAGCGTCCATCGGGAATGTGCCGCTGAATTATTCGCGCAAAATCAGTGCGTTGACCGTACTTTCGCCGCGTCATGTTAAGGAGTGCGGTTGAATAAAGCCAGTCACAACAACCAGTTGCGTGCCGACTGCGGCACCCCTTTTATCTCGCGCTCCATTGATGCGCGGTCTCGGGGGTCATGTCTCGTCAACACAATTCAGTGAAAGCTTGCTTGAAAGCTGGTCGCCGTGAGCGACACATGCGCGTCAAGCGGCGGGCGCAACTCGAAAGCCTTGGGCGTTCGTGCGAAATTCCAAAGGCGAAACAAGCACCATTCCTCGCGCCGTTCATCTGCCACTGCAAGTTCATTGCGCGAGACATGGAACGGCGTGCGTTCCCACCCGTTTGTGGTCTTCACCTCGATGAGACGCTGCCGTCCGTCTGCATTGAAACTGGCAATATCATAGCCCGCGCCATCCCCTTCTTCTTCCGAAACCCAGCGGATTTGTTGCGCCAAGTCCTCCCGCCCCGCTGCAGTCAGAGTGTTACGCTCGTGTTTCAAGACGCGCTCTTCTCCAGCCTTACCAAGGGCGCGGTTGCGTTTATCCCGCGCGGCCACGTCGAACTTCTTGGCGATGTGGAGCATCTGCTCAAGCTCGTCCGGCGGCGGTTGGTTGGTCAACGTCGGTGCAGGCCCGACCCAGAGTTGCGCCGCCTCGGCCATGCCTTCCATCGGCCGGGAAGAAAGGGAACGATACGCCCAGTCTGGACGCATCGCCAACCAGCGTGCGACGGCGTCGATCAAGCTGGCCTGGAAGTTGAACGCGGGTTTGTACCCGGTGATCCAGGCCTCACCGAGCCCTTTGAGCACAGCGCTGATGTTCTGATGTTTGAACTCAACCGACCCGTCCGAGCGGTCGTTGAGGTGCGGTAGAAGCTGCCGTCGATGCTCGGCCTTGTTGTAGGGATGGCCTGCCACATCTTCGGCCAGCATCGCGAAGTAATCCGCGACGATCAGGTCATTCTCGGCATCTGTCCACGCTTGGCTCGACATCATGCCAGGCTAGGGGAAGGTCAGGCTTATGTCACTTAGTTGCGCAACTTTGGGTGCTTGCGCCCGACGTGAAGGGTCTTGATAGTGTATTTAGCGCGATGCCGTCTTCGCGATCTTCGCTTTCCCATTGCAGTCCGGGAATCGGACACACCCGAGGAAGGGTCCGAACCTGCCACGGCGTTCAATGAGCCATCCATCGTCGCAGCTGGGGCAGGCTTGCTGCGACGCATTGCATTCCGAACATTCCATCACGCTGCGTTTTTGGTCCCGGACCGGGAGTCCCACACCGCATTCTGGACATGCCGGCATACGGTTTCCGCACAGTTTCACATGTTCGCAGCGATACCACCCCGGCCCGTCCTGTCCGGGCATGTAGAGAAGACGCCCGCCGCATTGCAGGCAGGTATGTGTACGTTCGGTTGTCTCAATCGGGCTGACGACGCCGTAATCCGGATCGTTCATCAGTTCGGTAACGAAGACTGAAGGCCGTGCTTCTGACGCAAGGATTGTGACCGAGCGCCGGGCGCGCGTCATGGCGACATACATCACGCGACGCTCTTCTGCGTTCTCGAACAGCTCCGCTTCCGGTGAGACGAGACTTAGCAATGGATCGTCAACGATCATGGACGGGAACCCCATACGAGCCTTGTCGGCCCCGAGAATGATCACATGGTCCGCCTCCAGGCCTTTGGAGGCATGGATCGTCTTGAAACTCAGCGAAAGTGCCGGGTGTTGCCGCCGCAGGCGCCTGAGATCAGGTTCATTGAACCTATATCGGCCAAGCAAGAGCACGGACGGCATTTGGACGCCACCTGTGCAAGTCTCCGACAGAGAGGTGAGGGTTTCGTCGAGCACGTTTTCGGCGTTTTCGCGCCGGGTCCATGCAACCTGGATCGCAGGCTGATCCGTTTCTCCTGCCGCACGCACTGTCTTTGTAATCTGGGCTGGGTTCCGCAAGACGAAGCGTCGTGATGCGTGCGCAATCTTGTCCACCGATCGGAATGTGCGGCCAAGATCAACGGTTCGGTGGATGCCGGATGCACCGGCAAAATGCCCCCCAAACTCGGTCCCGAAGTTCCGCATTATGTGAATATCGGAACCGGCAAAGCGATAGATCGATTGCCAATCATCACCGACCGCAAAGATCTTTGCATCCGAGTGCTGCTCCTTGAGTGCCTTGATAAGACGCGCGCGTCCGGTCGAGATGTCTTGAAACTCGTCAACGAGAATGTGGCGAAAGGGGCTGTTGTAGCGTCCGCTTTCGACATGCGCAGTCGCCCGGATCACCATGTCCTCGAAATCAATGCGGTCGCCCAAGCGGTTCTGGTACTCGCGGAAGACCGCCCCGAATATCTTGAGGAAAGCCTCGGCCCTCTTTCCCATCTTCAGGGTGGATGCTTTGTCGGAGCAGTCATCGATCTGATAACCGCCGTTCTTGAAATGGCGAAGAAAGGTGCCGATCAGTGACGAGAACCCGTCCACGACCCCGACCTGTGTGACCTGATCATAAATCTCGATATCCGGGATCGGTCTCATGGTGACGTGTGGCGCGAGCTTTTCGGCGAGCGCGTCGAGCAACCGACCCTCCTCGCGCTCCCAGCTATAGGTTTCGATCAGGACCGTCTCGTGTTCCGCATGGACTTTTCGTTTCCAATCCATGCCGGCTAGGTATTCGTCTTGATCGACAAATGGCGCGGTTGTCAGCTGCTCGGTGCCATCTGAGGTTCGTCTCTTCCGCACCCCAAAGTGTTCGATGTAGACACCGCTTTCGGTCAGGCGGAAATCCGGTGTGTAGACACGTCGTCCAGTCCCGGTCAGCTTGTGTTCGTAGGTAGGTTCGTATTCGTAGGCAATGCCGTTCCGATACAACCAATTCGCGATGAGTAGTTCTTCGAAACTGTTGACGGTTTCCCCTTGCAGCGTCCGTAAATTGCGGCTTTCGACCTCGGAATACCATTCATGGGCGGACTTGAAGTCCCAAGGTGATGGGAAGTCGTCGAAGAAGCCTGCGAACCAGCCGATCACGGTTTCTGCCACGTCGCTGACGCGGCTGACGATGTATCGCAGGATGTCGCGGATAAGCGATAGAAACGCCTTGTCGTCCGTTGCCGTCGGCGCAAGCGCGGGCTTTTCCCCTTCGACATCGCCTATGATCTCGTAGGCCAGCGCATGAAACGTGCGCGCGGCGATGGGCACGCCACAACGAGCTTCGATCCTCTCAGACATCTCAGTCGCTGCATCTCGTGCAAAGGCCAGGAGAAGCAGTTCTTCCGGAGACCTGATCCCGGCCTTAACGAGATAGGCCGCTTTCGCGGTGATGACGCTGGTCTTGCCCGATCCGGCCCCGGCTAGAACCAGCGTCGCATCCTCATCGACGACTACGGACAGACGTTGTTCGGGCGTCAACGGCATGGACTCGACGGTGTCGAGAAATTCCGTCCAACGGTCGAGCTGTGCATCGACAAAGCGCTCGATCGCGGCTTCGCGGGCTTTGGCAGGGTCAGCAGAGAAGGAAAGGATCGGGGCGATTCGACGCATCGTCTTGTCGCCAACAGCCTCGGCGTTGAGCTTGGACAAGACACGGTCAGTCAGGTCCAATGCCTCTCGTGCCAATGGGTCGATATGGAATGCTGACGGGTATCGCTCAGGCGCTTGGAGCTTCTCTAGGGATTGAAGGAGCCGCTGGATTCTCTCCTCTTCCTTGGCAAGTTCCCTAAGGTTGAATTTGGACCACGCCTGCCCAACCGCTTCAGCAAATGAATTCGCAGCGGCCTTGCTGACGGCTGGAAGAATAATCTGCTTGCCACCAGCCAGATCAAGGGAAAAAGACGAAGAAAGCATCCCCCGCTTCGTCGCCGGTTTTGCGACGACTTCTTCGAAGCCGATGTTGGCTCGCTTGCCCCCACGCGCTGCAATACCACCGCCTTGTAAACTTAGCGCACGCGGAAGTCGGCGGCGCGGGTCACCAAGGAAAGCAAGTAAGGGCTGAGATTTCAGTTCCATAGACGATGGTTTAGAGCGTTTTCTGACCGTTTGGCAGACTGAGTTCGAAGAAAAGACGGTTCTGGTTCATCGATGAGCCCGATGCACTTGAACATGGCCCAAAGGTCTTGCAGTGAGGTAGCGCGGGCGGGCAGCTGACCTTCGCTGCGCCTGCCTAACGGCGAGGCAAACTTCAGAAAAGTAGACCTCTCCCAAACCGACTATAGACGTGATATCAACTAGAGATAGTGCGGACAGCGACCGTCGTTACAAGATGACAGATCAAGTTCTTAGCGGTCACAATGGATTCTGGATTTGAAATATGTATGACCCGACATTTGGTCCCACTTCTCTAAATCGACATATTAGAAAAACCGACTTCAAGGACAAACCTAAACTTAAGACCGAAGCATTCAGAAATGCTCAAATTACGAAAGCGGTGAATTACGCTAAATCCGGTCTCAAGGGCATCACGCTAGAGAAGAATGATCTTTCGGGTCGGGCAATCTACAAAAACAATGACCTACCAACTGAGCTTGTATTGCGGAAAGCCGTCCAAAATATCAGAAAAATCTCCAGCGCGAGGCAGAGTAATCGGCTTGATATTATTCAAAGGCTTCAACTTCTGTGCCAAGAGGGCATGCCTTTTGCCGTAGCGAAATTCGATGTCAGACAGTTCTACCCATCGGTAGATCAGGCTTCTCTCACGGGTATGGTGCAACGTAGATTGGATACTGCACCTGGAACGAGAACAGTTCTTGAAGGCTTCATAACTGCATGTGCGGCACAAGGCATCCACGGCGTCCCTCCCGGGCTGGCAATAAGCGCAGCACTGGGGGAAATGTATATGCAGGACTTTGATGCCTCCATGCAGTCTCAACTAAAACCACATCTCTATGCTCGGTACGTAGACGATATCATATTGGTTTTGCCGCCAACAAGAGACCTGAAGGGCTTACGAAAAAGTGTTTCCGAGCTTCTGCCGCCCGGCTTATCCCTCAATGAAAAGAAGACGCGGTTAATCAATTTCACTGAGACGAAAGCCAAAGTGCCAATAGCCGAACATCAGTTTGACTATCTTGGTTTCTCGTTCTCTGTGTTGGGGATTGGCAAAGACAGACCGAACAACAGGAAGGTCGTTCTTGATGTCTCTGACAATAAGGTGAAGAAAAGAAAGACGAGGGTCGCACGGTCACTTCTTCAGTATTTAAAGGACGGAGATTTTGGTGACCTTAGAGACCGATTTCGAGTCAACTCCTGCAATTATAAGTTCTTCGATACCCGAAAATCGCGGGTCCGTTCGGCGGGCATGTACCATACCTATGGTCTAATTGACCTCCCTTCAAAGTCATTGAAAGAGCTGGACGCCTTCCAAAGAAAAATCCTCCTATCAAAATCTGGGAAGATTTGCGGACCTCTGTCTCTTTCACTCTCCCTTGCACAACGGAATGAGCTTTTGACCATTTCCTTTGAGAGGGCATTTATCGACAAGATACACTTTAATTTCACTCCAGAACGATTGAAGTTTCTCATGGAGTGCTGGAAATATGCCTAGAAAAAGCAAAACTAAGGTGCGCCTGAAGAAAAGCGATGTTTGGCGTACTGTTTTGACCGACACAGCCCCTTTTGAAGTTCCGATCATCTTCAGCAACGATGGATTCTACAAGAATTTAAGCGATCTTCAGTCTAAGTCTGAGCTTCTCCAAAAGTTTGTTGAGACGATCGTCTTGAAGCAGCGAAAATTCACGGTCCCATTCAAGTATAGCATAGTCAAAGGGGAAGATAGCTTACGTACCCTGAGCCTTGTCCATCCGCACGGACAGGTTGAAGTCGCTCACTTTTATCACGAGTACAATCAACTCATCTGCGAGTATGGCAACCGAAGTCCATACTCGATACGAAAACCAACGAAAGTTGGAACATCGTACTTTTTTGACTCTCCTGTAGCGGACAAGAACAAGTACAAGAACGCCACAGTCGACACGACTGAGATCGACACGCTTGTGAGAAATCCAGCCAGCTACTTCTCTTACTCAGGATTTGATCGGCTGTATCGATTCTTTCTTTCGGATGATCACATCCGCTTGGAGAAAAAGTTCAAACTGATGTGTGCCTTAGACATCTCCAAATGTTTTGACAGCATCTACACACATTCCATCGCCTGGGCTACTAAATCGAAGAAGCTTGCAAAGGACAGCATCGGAGCACAGTCCTTCGGCAATGACTTCGACAGCATAATGCAAAAACTCAATTACAACGAGACAAGCGGAATCTGTATAGGTCCAGAGGCGAGCAGAATTTTTGCTGAAATTATACTTGCTAGAGTTGACAGAAATACGTCGAGCCGACTTGAAAATTTGCCCTCTCGGCTAAAGATGCGACAAGACTATGAAAGCAGACGCTATGTCGACAACTATTACATTTTTGCCAATACCAAAGAGGACTTAGCAACAATTCAACATGAACTGACGCTAGCCTTGCGAGAGTATAATCTACATTTGAATGAACTGAAGACGGAGATTATCGAAAGGCCGTTTTATACTCGGAAGTCGCTCGTGATTGACAGGGTGGACCTGAGTATCAAAAAGCTTTGGGAAAAGACGCTCGACCGCGACTACCACGAAGGACGACGAATTGAGTTTCCTCGGCACATCTATAAGCACCATGCTCTGTTTGGCGACTTCACAAGAGAGGTGAAGGCAGCTTGCTATGCGTCGGAAATGGGATACGACGCGGTTTCAAATTACATCATTGGCGCCATGCGAAACAAACTCGTGCAACTGGCGGACACCTATACCGATGCCGAAGCTTCCGACAACGAGTACTTTTCGAAGCTGCACTATCGAGAAGCGATTTTGATACTGCTAGATATCGGCTTCTACTTCTTCACCCTACATCCGACAGTTGCATCATCTTTGCGACTATCGCATACGCTCGTTCGATCGGCGCAGCACCTCAAAAATAATGACACCGAAGGCTTCCAAATCGTCCGAGAGGCGTCTTTGAGATGGACGTCGCTTTTGGCGCGTTCTCCTACATTCTACAAGCTCTACGCAAAAAGCTCTGTGGTGCCGATTGAAATGTTAAACATCCTGCTAAGCCTTCAAGAGTTCTCCGGTGACGGGACACTAGAGGCTGAAGTTCTCGATAAGATTGAAAGTGGTGGTGGAGAAGTCGGCTATTTTCAGACCGTCGTTGGCTTATATGTCTGCGGAAACAGCCCAGCTCTTAGAGGTAGAAAAATCGGAATATTTGACCGAGCTAGCGCGCGTCTTCGGGATGAGGATGATCTAATTCGAGATGCGGAATCTGCCCACCTAGCGTTAGACTTACTTGCATGCACGTTCGTTTCAAAGGCCAAAAGGGAGCAGTTGCTCGTAGACATTTGGCCCAAGCTTTTGTCTTCCAACGATGCACTTGGTACGATCACCAAGGCAAAGGCTAAACAGCTAGTCAACGAGATTGAAACCCAGCACTGGTTCGTTCGTTGGGACGGGATCGATTTACTTAGTATGATCGAAAAGAAGGAATTGAGCGCGGTCTACGCCTGATGTATCCTAGCCTTGGTTGAGGCGGTGCCTGCTGCCCATTTCGAATGGGTACAGACCTTGAGTTCAAACTAGCTAGACTGTTCAATCTAGCCAAGAGTGCTTCTGGAGCGAGCAATCGCACACACTTTTGGCACCCCCTCAGCTCCATAACTCAAGCAAATTGCTGTACACGGATATGCGCACGCGGCGAATGTCGGCAATGCGGGCTGCGAGCGCAGCATGTTAGCACAGTTTCGAGTGACCGTTGTGGGCCTTTTGAGGCCTACTGATCTGGGCGTGCATATCAGCGGCGTGCGAACCAAAGCGCGAAGTCGCCAGTCCTTCCGATTGAAAGGTGTCGAGTATCAAATTTCCCCTGCCAATGGCTACGAGAAGCCAGAATTGCCCAACTCTGCTGCACATTTTGCTGCACAATCCGCACCACGCCGCGATCCCGCGCCCAACAAAAGCAATGACTTAACCAGCTGATAAATAAAAACTTTCGGACTTCGTCTCCGCCATTTTCAATTGATTTCATTGGATCAATAGGCGTTCAACCAATCCTATCCATGAACTACCCATGCGATTTTCAGGGCTTTGAAGGGGTCAGATTGGCGATACGCGCGGCAGGCCAGTGATACCTCGATGTGCTGAAAGCGCGTCGCTTGGACACGGCAATCAACAAGTCTTCGGCCTTGAACGGTCCTTCTAGGGTCAGTTCCTTGAACCGCTTTGAATACTTCCAGAACCCGCCACTGTAGTTTTCTTCGCCACCTTCCAAAAACCACGTCGATTCTTCGACGTAGGTTTGGTGCCCCGTCAAACGCCCTAGCCAAAACGCCTTGTCGTTCGGGTCATACATCCACATGCCATTCTTGCCGTTGAAGCCGTGCACCCAACGTTCAAAGTGACGGGGCGAGTAGCGTTCGACAAACCAACCCC
This sequence is a window from Thalassococcus arenae. Protein-coding genes within it:
- a CDS encoding DUF6538 domain-containing protein; translated protein: MSIAKRGRLYHLRRRVPRRYRGIEPRETVWISLHTDSETIAQSKADRAWSQMIEAWEARLAGNSADAEARYEAARDLARARGFRYLDAGAVAKLPVEDVVERVEAIPAPADQPDAVEAAALLGTVPEPRITVTKALELYWSLAKEKTLGKSEDQLRRWEAPRKKAVMNFVAIIGDKEIANITRDDMLDFRQHWLDRIEAGDVTANSANKDLIHLGDVLKTVNMMKRLGLVLPLGELSFKEGEKQTRPPFSEDWIRTRLLAPGALDGLNGQARALLLGMINTGYRPSEGAALTAETIRLDCDVPHISIEPEGRQLKSHYARRVIPLTGVSLEALKQYPEGFPRYRNRATLSAVVNKFLRANGLLETPRHSMYSLRHAFEDRMLAAGIDDRIRRDLFGHRLDRERYGKGASLEHVAELVARVAF
- the drt3a gene encoding antiviral reverse transcriptase Drt3a, with amino-acid sequence MYDPTFGPTSLNRHIRKTDFKDKPKLKTEAFRNAQITKAVNYAKSGLKGITLEKNDLSGRAIYKNNDLPTELVLRKAVQNIRKISSARQSNRLDIIQRLQLLCQEGMPFAVAKFDVRQFYPSVDQASLTGMVQRRLDTAPGTRTVLEGFITACAAQGIHGVPPGLAISAALGEMYMQDFDASMQSQLKPHLYARYVDDIILVLPPTRDLKGLRKSVSELLPPGLSLNEKKTRLINFTETKAKVPIAEHQFDYLGFSFSVLGIGKDRPNNRKVVLDVSDNKVKKRKTRVARSLLQYLKDGDFGDLRDRFRVNSCNYKFFDTRKSRVRSAGMYHTYGLIDLPSKSLKELDAFQRKILLSKSGKICGPLSLSLSLAQRNELLTISFERAFIDKIHFNFTPERLKFLMECWKYA
- a CDS encoding beta-galactosidase, whose translation is MKRTLGCCYYPEHWDEAVWADDARRMAETGLTWVRIGEFAWSRLEPAPGDLRFDWLDRAIDTLGRAGLKVVLGTPTATPPRWMIDRHPDMLAVDRDGRPRRFGSRRHYSFSHNGYLDECRRIVTLLADRYGRNPHVAAWQTDNEYGCHDTILSYSEIDRAAFQDWCAQRYQSIDALNRAWGNVFWSMEYSGFDQIDLPNLTVTEANPGHWLAFRRFASDQVGRFNRVQVDVIRARSDAPIAHNYMGRITDFDHFKVGDDLDIASWDSYPLGFLEDRVGADAAHQRAFARQGDPDFQAFHHDLYRAVGKGRWWVMEQQPGPVNWAPVNPAPLPGMVRLWSWEAFAHGAEAVCYFRWRQAPFAQEQMHSGLLRPDSEAAPALAEAAQVAQEIATAPRVAPVQAPVALIFDYDADWAWTIQPHGAGLSYFGLVFDWYRALRRAGLSVDILRPETRDFTGYRLVLVPGMMHMPDDLKTALANADAEILIGPRSAARDVEMAIPVPLPPAFPGLAVTVSRVESLRADCPLPIQGGGAVIGYREDLEGSAGAVLTLQDGSAIARRSGRVTYLGAWCDDPGHDRLVADLCARAGIETLALPEGVRVRDTANERFWFNHTAQTVDTPFGPLPPAGILRRPRA
- a CDS encoding DUF3883 domain-containing protein, with product MSSQAWTDAENDLIVADYFAMLAEDVAGHPYNKAEHRRQLLPHLNDRSDGSVEFKHQNISAVLKGLGEAWITGYKPAFNFQASLIDAVARWLAMRPDWAYRSLSSRPMEGMAEAAQLWVGPAPTLTNQPPPDELEQMLHIAKKFDVAARDKRNRALGKAGEERVLKHERNTLTAAGREDLAQQIRWVSEEEGDGAGYDIASFNADGRQRLIEVKTTNGWERTPFHVSRNELAVADERREEWCLFRLWNFARTPKAFELRPPLDAHVSLTATSFQASFH
- the drt3b gene encoding antiviral reverse transcriptase Drt3b, whose product is MRLKKSDVWRTVLTDTAPFEVPIIFSNDGFYKNLSDLQSKSELLQKFVETIVLKQRKFTVPFKYSIVKGEDSLRTLSLVHPHGQVEVAHFYHEYNQLICEYGNRSPYSIRKPTKVGTSYFFDSPVADKNKYKNATVDTTEIDTLVRNPASYFSYSGFDRLYRFFLSDDHIRLEKKFKLMCALDISKCFDSIYTHSIAWATKSKKLAKDSIGAQSFGNDFDSIMQKLNYNETSGICIGPEASRIFAEIILARVDRNTSSRLENLPSRLKMRQDYESRRYVDNYYIFANTKEDLATIQHELTLALREYNLHLNELKTEIIERPFYTRKSLVIDRVDLSIKKLWEKTLDRDYHEGRRIEFPRHIYKHHALFGDFTREVKAACYASEMGYDAVSNYIIGAMRNKLVQLADTYTDAEASDNEYFSKLHYREAILILLDIGFYFFTLHPTVASSLRLSHTLVRSAQHLKNNDTEGFQIVREASLRWTSLLARSPTFYKLYAKSSVVPIEMLNILLSLQEFSGDGTLEAEVLDKIESGGGEVGYFQTVVGLYVCGNSPALRGRKIGIFDRASARLRDEDDLIRDAESAHLALDLLACTFVSKAKREQLLVDIWPKLLSSNDALGTITKAKAKQLVNEIETQHWFVRWDGIDLLSMIEKKELSAVYA
- a CDS encoding UvrD-helicase domain-containing protein → MLSSSFSLDLAGGKQIILPAVSKAAANSFAEAVGQAWSKFNLRELAKEEERIQRLLQSLEKLQAPERYPSAFHIDPLAREALDLTDRVLSKLNAEAVGDKTMRRIAPILSFSADPAKAREAAIERFVDAQLDRWTEFLDTVESMPLTPEQRLSVVVDEDATLVLAGAGSGKTSVITAKAAYLVKAGIRSPEELLLLAFARDAATEMSERIEARCGVPIAARTFHALAYEIIGDVEGEKPALAPTATDDKAFLSLIRDILRYIVSRVSDVAETVIGWFAGFFDDFPSPWDFKSAHEWYSEVESRNLRTLQGETVNSFEELLIANWLYRNGIAYEYEPTYEHKLTGTGRRVYTPDFRLTESGVYIEHFGVRKRRTSDGTEQLTTAPFVDQDEYLAGMDWKRKVHAEHETVLIETYSWEREEGRLLDALAEKLAPHVTMRPIPDIEIYDQVTQVGVVDGFSSLIGTFLRHFKNGGYQIDDCSDKASTLKMGKRAEAFLKIFGAVFREYQNRLGDRIDFEDMVIRATAHVESGRYNSPFRHILVDEFQDISTGRARLIKALKEQHSDAKIFAVGDDWQSIYRFAGSDIHIMRNFGTEFGGHFAGASGIHRTVDLGRTFRSVDKIAHASRRFVLRNPAQITKTVRAAGETDQPAIQVAWTRRENAENVLDETLTSLSETCTGGVQMPSVLLLGRYRFNEPDLRRLRRQHPALSLSFKTIHASKGLEADHVIILGADKARMGFPSMIVDDPLLSLVSPEAELFENAEERRVMYVAMTRARRSVTILASEARPSVFVTELMNDPDYGVVSPIETTERTHTCLQCGGRLLYMPGQDGPGWYRCEHVKLCGNRMPACPECGVGLPVRDQKRSVMECSECNASQQACPSCDDGWLIERRGRFGPFLGCVRFPDCNGKAKIAKTASR